The region TTTTACATGACAAAGACCGTTATCAAGAGGAGACTGCGCATATTTTGATAACTCTTGATGAAAATGGCAACAATATTCTTTCTTTGGCTTGGTCACTTCCATTAAAACGGTTTACATTATTTTCTATGCGAAGCAAGAACTAAAACATTTGATGTTTATTGACGTATTTTACAAACCATATTTGGTGAGACGTGAAATTTATAGTAAGGAAATAATACTTCTATACATCAGTAATCAACAAGATACATATTTTTAACGGCAGCACGCACTTTACCTGTTGTGTTTTAACATATGAACAATCAGACAATCACTCACCCGAAAGCGGAGAGAAGTTTTGTCAATGTAACAACATgcaaatcaatttttaattgaaataaaacttggaaatgaatgaaaataatctgtgatttttttaatgaaatgtacaaatatgcacatcaacaaaataatttctgaacaacattttaatgttactttttttcaaatctagaTCTCTTTTTAATAACCATTTTTGGATGATCAGTAGTATTAAGGATGGATGTGTTTAGTGTAATCATTCTTATCTTGCTTCCTATTATTTGCAAACTTTCTATCTTCATAATTTAGttatttatgttcaaatacCTACCAACTGTGCATGTCCTTCTCTGCAGCTATTAACAAATCTCATCTGCCTTTCCTCCTGTGCTCTGTCACGGTATCCTGTGTACCGAatctaaacaaaaacaaaaatatatatttctttaataagAGAAGAGAGATGTGAAGAAAGTGTGAAAATACATAGGATATAATTATGCGATGTATAAGAATATCTATCACTAACACAAACaggtattgatttatttcataaaagaataaaaagataaatcctgtttgaaaaacaaaaaatccacTCCATTCCTGAGATGATTACACCAAGATTACTTGAAGACATATTCACCATAGTGACCTATAAATGTGAAAATGTCGTCTTATTTCCAGAATCATGGACTCATGATTAAAACAAAGAGCCGGTAAAACTGTTCACTTTGCCTTCTTGTGTAGAAAGTAtattgattattaaaaaaaacacaaagattAAGTGTGTACTCTTCATTTCTCTCTATCCATCCCAGACACAAATAGACTATAACTTAAGGGGGAAACTCTTACAATATGGTCTCAATTGCAAAACGTCTTCAATAAATTCATACTTAAATATTGGCGTGAATCTATCATTATTAATAGGAGTAATTTTTTCGGTATGATAACGTGTAAATAACTCAAAGATATGGAAGCGTTCCAAGATGGCAGATAAAAACTAAAGAAGGAGCAGCATCGATCGTCTTGCCATGGCCGTCTCGCTCTGACCTTCACGTTCATCAGTGTTTTTGCGCTCCCTTCCATGTCACAAATTATATTGATTTCCTCGTATTCATCAACGTTCTAAATCTTTGTAAGAGTGTTATTCAATTCTTTGCCTTCAATGATTCTATTGTAATTCGCATGACCTCCTACAGTATAATGATTGGGTCACGGTATAGTGCGAACGAACCTGACAGGGCCAGGAGCAGAGCCGCCAAGATTCTGAGTAGGGGGTAATGCTCGGAGTGGCTACCCCGTCAATGCGGCGTGAGAGTGACTCAAAGACTCGGCGCCACTCAAATGAATACACGTGCTCTTAGTTTGGATCAACCACACCAAACAACTTCTGCTTCAGATACGATTAAGATTAACTGTCgaataaatataatttacaaGTAACATTCCTAATAATTTTACACCTTAGTCCTTATtagaatcaaaacaaaatacgaCCCGACGCGCCACTTTTCTCATTTCTGTCACCAAAAATGGTAGTAAAATATAGTGTAAACTGACCGACCCTAAATGCTTGAAATTTGTCTTTGGGGATATAAGCATATTTCGAAAATCtgaaattttgtttgtttctagcaaatacaaaatataaattggtATTTCCTTTGCAAATGAAAAGgcaatttaatgaattttaacGAGCATAAAAATGTAGAGGTTCACGCTGCATCCTTCCTTCGCCATTTAGGTATTAAATCACAGGTCAAATTTATGTCTCGTAAACTCTGAATCAGAACTTCAGACAGAAACCGGTAGAAATCTaaacattacaatttaaatTTCTGATTTTGTAATCTAAAACTCTAGATGGAGTCAGGATGTTTTTGTCATTATATACTACGGATGAGTAAAACCGGGATATACACGTTTTCTTACTAAACATGCACTCCTACAAACAACCCACGCTTAAAGTTAAATCTTACATATATTCGGCTCGACTGATATACTATACTGAACAGTATTTTACGTACTTGTTATTTAGTCAACAACCATGATGTTTACCTATTCTTCAAGAAATTGTGATACCATTGTAACGTGTCATTGACCTAAAGCCCTAAATTCGCGGAAGAGGAAACATTGTGTTTTCGTATACGGGTCGGAGTTTACAAATTACGCAATAAGCAGTGGAACTTTGCCAAGCGGAACATTATAGTGCAGTGTATGTACCACATACCGAATATATTCATCATCATGCGGTATATTATGTTTCGTTTTCTTCTTCACAATAAAACCGCGTGGAACAAACCGTTATtccattcaaataaaaagatgaaacTTAGAGATCAGTTGTAGCATAAATGATGAAATTTGCTTCTGCATGTTTGAATATTCGCCATGGGATCAATTAAATTCGTGAGGGTAATTTATTCTTTACAAAAAGGCGAAttacaatttcatgaaaatattaattgattgaCTTACCTCTGAATCTCGGCCCAACTTCCTAAATAATTcatcattctcaaatttgctcCTCTGATCAGGAACTACTCTGGGCATAGTTGTCATCGGTATAAGTTTAGTGTATCCCCACACGAAGaatgaatcaataaataaatagttaTAAGACGGTAATTTTTCCACTGACCAGTCTGGAATCCtcaaaaaaacaattgaatgtGTATCTTTTGAGTGACACTCGAAATGTCTATCTGTAAATTCCCAAACGAAACGAACAAGTGCAACGCTCTTAGCACGCGTGCGACTGACTACAGCTGGTCTGCTCAACATTTACTGGAATTTATTGAAGAAAGGATCTCGTGTTGTCGCCGCTGCGTGCAAGCTATGACGAGCCCATTCATTGATGACTCGAAGATCTATTAGCATAACCACCCCCACAATTGTGACGTCAGGGCCAATATCACCATGATTGGCGGGAGCCGATTTCGGCGTAGGCGAGTCCATTTATGTCTTAAGGGTTTATAATTATGTGTAACTCCATGGTCTTTGTTTAgttattttgtttaaacatgTCAACCTGTTTTTTCGTAAATTTTATACGTGatcatgtatattttgttatcataattatgattcacTGATGCATTTATTGTGTAATGCTATTCAGTATGTTTATTTACCCCTATTTTTTAATGGACGTATCCGATCAAAGTGCAGAGATGGTAATAGGATTCCAAGTTTAAAGGCCGTGCATAATGCGGCTAGTGCAGTTTGTTTTATTCGGCGTCTAAAACTGAGGAGAAAAGTTTACGAATATAAAATTAATGACAATGCCCTTAATCAGTAGAAAAAACTTTATTAACTGATTTGCTCTCACATATGAATGGAACGTTAAGGGAAAAGACTACCCTCTCTGTTCGAAGGCTGCCGCAGTTTAGACATTCCAATATGATTGACTAATGCTTACTCAGTCCTGGAGTAGTCTTTATGCATGGTCGTCTGTTACTCATCGCTGTCTCGTTCTCTCGTGTACTGTTATATTCAATTTCTATATAATTCATAAATGGACCCCGTCGAATTTGTGTTACAAAATGATATGATATCTACTGTAAATCAGTCTTGTAAAATAGTAGCACAATAagattgtattattatttgatatctATGACGGAGTGAAAAAGGGTTTGAAGGAATATATCCAAACACCCGAATATGCATAAACCCTATACGGATTTTCCTTGTAGTTTCATGCAAATTGTGAAtttcataattgtgatttttatcaTCGCCATAAATCAATGTTTTCACTACCGCTCTCttgttttatttgaacaaattgtGTAAGACTAATGGTATTCTCAAActccatttgaaaaaaattctatCAAATATCAAACGTGTTGACAATCAATTTAATCAAATAACTTTCGCTGATCCTCAGAAAATGGTAGCGTTTGAAAGTGTTTGGGCTTTACTTTGGCTGATTACTATTTTCCGATGACCAATGTCTGATTTAATACTTCTAAGTGTTAGTCCCTTTTCTTTTAATAACTATTTCTTTTATGTCATTACTTCTAATCTGATGAGTGGTGGAGTATAATGGAAATTATAAGAGAAAACATATTGCAAGTATTCAGACGAACTGACTTAAGGACAAATGGAATTACATCCAAATAGAACAATCGCAGACAGGACGATATACTGAACGGTGAATTATACGTTGAGATAAGTCAACTCTTCAGTACATGAAAAGTAGTAgtctttttaaaggacaagtccaccccaacaaaagaaataatttgaataaaaagagaaaaacccaacaaatataacactgaaaatttcatcaaaatcggatgtaaaataagaaagttatgacattttaaagttttgcttaatttcagaAAACAGTTCTAAgcacatcctgatcggtatacaaaataatgagGAGACCGATGACGTCATCAATGCACTATTTCctctgtattttattgtatgaaatatgaaaaattctaattttctcccgattgtcaagtgaaacaacgatttattcccccctgaatatgtggaataagcattgttcaatactacgtggttcagtcaagttagtctattgtcaaatctatatataaaaaatgtcccccccccccgtggatcCGCCAGAAATTGGATGTCAAGTTCCATGTAAAATCTGATCTTACGATGTTTTTATACTGCATCCCAGGAGGCGTGCTCCTTCTTATAAACTTTCACGTGATGAAtcaataatgaagaaaaaattgatGTTTTCCATTtaatatctgatttttttacGATGTTTTCATACGGTATCCCAGGATGCATGATCCTCATTTTTCACGTGATGaatcaaaaatgaagaaaaatataagaacCCATGAGAAAGCTAGGGAAGGAAGAAAGTATTAGAAATAATGTGCCAGGTCGTGTAACTATCATCATAATACATTATTTTGCTCTTTAAGATAAAAAAGGTCATGCTGCCATGTCCTATCAAAATACCTTGGCCTCGCCACCGAATCATATTAGTGCTTTATTGGAAATATTTCACCAAATTCACACTACACAATCAGCAATCTGACAAAAAccttttactaaaaaaaaaatcagaagatgttataatttttaagaattaaaacaaacaacCGTTGCTTTTAACACCGGTATTAAATATCTTAATTTGTTCATTCTCTTGGGTTCAtctttaaataataaattgaaaataagattttttttaatcgagtTTCACGACACATTTAAAAAGAACCTCGGATCCCAATATACATCGGATAAAGGAATCTGTACTTGGCTTTTGCACAATTGGGCTTTTTAGTTTCAGCGATACCGATTGGCCTACAACACTTGCGTGTAGATGGGGGAGCTGTGGAGCTATGGACctcccactccccccccccccaaaaaaaaaagtctgcaagaaaaaaaggaagggaaagggtgaaatgtgatataagaggtatgtcaaaatctattttgaaaattgatttttgttttaaaaagtaaaattcgctcgctcgcatgtaggttttcagcattttttttttttggggggggctcatTGCGCTGTACTGGTCTACAACCACTTTCTCTACTACCTGTTTGGTCTCATTCTACTTATGCTAAATGGGCTATATACCATTTGTTTCTTCAAATACTTCGCCTCATGACCGTTTGGTCTAAGAATAACTGACTCTattcaccatttcgtctaaatcccATTCGGGcctctatatacatgtatgcattttgTCCAATAATACCCACTTAGTTTAACACCATTAATTTAGTCTATCCTGATAGATGAATTGTCCATgaacataattttcattttgacaaaGTAAACATGAATTATGATTATTGCACAAAGAGGAAATTAGACATACTGGACTAAATTAGAATAAGTTAGAATAAATTCGACCAAACGGTAAAAATATACCAAATTGACAGTATATAGATCTAATGGGTTTGGCTTATGTGGTATTGGACTATCTGGAAAGTGGACCGACTGTTTGTAGCCtacataggcctacacaaaCCAGCGAAATCATACCCACTGCATGCTGAAATAAGCAATGACATCGAACTTCTTTAGAGAACAAGTGTGAGATTACTATGAATAAACGGCCGTCATATTGGAATGGTATGTGCTTCACCCGTGGAGTCCACATTGACACCATGATAGAAGAAATCCTGCACAAGGTCATGACTGAGGTGAAGGTCATTGGTAGGGCGAACAGAGAGACGTGTCTCAGTCAGGTCCAATTCTTCTAGTTCTTCAAGTCTTGATGAGAGGGCGCAAGTGTTGAGTCATGAGAAGAGTGTGTATAAAGGAACTCGTGTCATACGGCTTTGCTTTACGGGGAAGTACTTCATCCCACCCAGGACTTCATTTATGCTTTCATCTACTTGAAGttcatatttattcatcttatggggatatatttttctctctcccatTTAAGTAAAATCACGAATGTCGCAAAATAGACATGTtgctttttttattctaaaGCAACACTTTCCCCGCCTCAACCGGAATTTATTCCCTATATATCGAGGCAGGAAGACATATCTATTTTGACCCTAacccatgtaggcctatatgcagAGTGGATGTCCATCATTCTTGGCTAATAAATCATAACAATAACATTTAGAACGGACAATAAATCATTACAAAAAGATAAGAACTGTGctatcaaaatcattcattcagaAATTGATCAACGCTTAAAGGCTATacgtccaccctaacaaaagttgacttgaatgaaaagaaagaaaaatactaTCATCTCGCATGTGTCAGAAAGTTtatatgacactttaaagtttcgcttatctATTTCAATGTACAACTATGTGAAATGCAAAAGAGACGATGGTGTTACTCACTATTGCTTTTGTATTTGATCgtgtgaattatacaatatttcaacttttaatCATATCAAAGTACATACGATTTgatatcatttgattttattcattggttaacttcattttttcaatgTTGAACATTTAAGTAATTCAGTAATACAGATCACAATCGGtcacaacaataataattccaAATTAGGCCCTCGGAGAAATCAATTTTGCGTCGCTGTGTAATaaggagaaaatcaaaatatttaataattcATCTCATAGTATAAAGAAATGTGAGTGGGTGTCGCCGTCAGTTCTCCCATCGGCACACTGTCCATGatgtgcatatcattgtttttttttaatttaagcgAATTTTTAAGTAAAATGTCATGAATTAATTTTAAATCTGATATTTACGAAATGTCTTAGTGTTTGTTGGATTCTCCCTTTGAAAACTGTTTTCAACGTTCTCATCGATTTGATAATGTtacgcttttcaaccaaacacCCCAATACTAGGACCTATACACATATAGACGGCGGGAGCGGgggacctgcccccccccccctaaatttgaggttgGGGACGGTTCCCCCCTAAAagttgttgataaccttttttttgcttaccctttacctgtgtccatcccaaaatttcaggtggaccccctccccccttattattatttttttttttttggggggggcttccGCCACTAATGCCTATacaacacccacacacaccaaATTAGAATCAAGATACGTACATAACAACATCTTGACAGGTGTATGTATGTCTGACGTAGCACTCCTACTGTCATGATAACACACCCACTTGAAACAGTTTCCAATTCAGGTGGGATTGATTTAGGTTATCTATAAGATCACTTTGTCAGAATAATGAATTCAATCATCCaatttgattgtttttcaaGGGGAAGCTATTGTGACGTAGCATCATTattgaaacaataaaagaaatgaattttcGTTATTGTTTTCGAcgatatcaaattaaataatCTTTatggaataacaaaaaaaagttgctgataaattgtgtttttttataacGGGTAGTTATCGATTTTgtcaattttcatgaataaattgtCAAATGATGTTATGTCGGAAATAGCCGTACATTAAGTTACACTAcaaaaacgccggtgttaatttaacaccagcctggtatctatatcggtccacaccagagagatATTGAAACAATACCGGTTTGGCGTTAGGCTAACACCAATTGGCATAAGCAACACCAATAGTGTTAAACCAgtatcggtttgattcttaagtggtgttgtttcaacacctgTCTTGAAGTAACACCGGTGTATGTTTTCATGACATgacttgtttaaaaagaaatactgTAATTAATTAAAGTGGAAATggtgttttattattatcaaacaaGCTATAAACTTGATAGAAAGATTTATATTGACATTTCAGGAGAAGAAACATATCCTCACactgcaggcgcggatccaggagggggccgagccggccccgcccccccccctattttttgacaacctgcagaaaaaagtgtactctttgcCTTGATacaaactacgaaaaacagaaagaaaagtgagaaagatattatacccatgatgtgtaatttataGCCTCGTAAagaccggcccgaccccgaaaggaaaaaacaaaaagatgaggggaagaattggaaaatagacttaatataaaaattttctctcgcgcatcgcgctcgcattgcctgtgtaatgactCCCATTCAAGTgggttaaatgacacttaatatatcaagttctgatatcaatttacACACACAAtgttttagctcgcacatcaagctttcattattttgtttgatttacacaaattgttgatgtatatcaaaattttcagctcgcgctgcgcgctcgcattgtttaatttgtgagatacctatcctctgtAGAAATTCCTACCAAagtttgtcaaaatgctcctttatcatttcagtatatcaaaaaattaatctcatgcttggcgctcgcatttaattgtctgagacacac is a window of Lytechinus variegatus isolate NC3 chromosome 2, Lvar_3.0, whole genome shotgun sequence DNA encoding:
- the LOC121408055 gene encoding core-binding factor subunit beta-like, producing the protein MLSRPAVVSRTRAKSVALVRFVWEFTDRHFECHSKDTHSIVFLRIPDWSVEKLPSYNYLFIDSFFVWGYTKLIPMTTMPRVVPDQRSKFENDELFRKLGRDSEIRYTGYRDRAQEERQMRFVNSCREGHAQLSFVATGTNLHLQFYPNSWSETTDRKPTKEYVDFDKEIGKVCLKSQFILNGVCVIWRGYIDLNRLDGVGHVEFDSHRAKEEDEIYRATMEQQNRRLREFEERTMLHRKEFEQQVGREVST